GTAATTTTATAAAAATTGCTAGGGCAATTGATGGCCCAAGATTTCAGTCACCATCTTTTTCTCTTGAGTTAAAAGATAATAGATATATTGAAATTTCTACACTAAATATTTTACCAAAAGCGATGTTTGAAAAAGTGTGCGAACGTCTGAAAGCTATAGGTTTCGCCCGAAAAAATATTTATTGAAATAAAATGATAACAGCCTTATATTGCAAGGGTACAAGCTTTTTTAGAGTACGTGAGTCTCTCATTGTCAAAAAACAATTCTTCAAAGCAGAATAGTATATATACTACTCGTAAATGAAGAGTTGATAGACGAAGATCAAAATTATGAAGTGCTAGGAGTCGAAGGGTCGAGGTGCTAGGCGTACATTTAGTACGTGAGTACCGAATATCCCTGAAGACGACAACGCAATTCTTGATTTTCATCGAGTATACAATAAATAATACAACTACTTTTACATAATACGTCAGGAGATATATATGTTTATAGAAAATGCCTATGCAGATAACAAAGATACAATATCAATAACAGAAACTGAGGAAGTAGCTCCAGTAGCTGAATCATCATCTACTCAATCAATATTAACAAGCCTTGTACCGATGGTATTAATCTTCGTTGTATTCTATTTTTTTCTAATTAGACCACAAGATAAACGTCGTCGTGAAAAAGAGGCTGTAGTTGGTAGCGTTAAGAAAGGAGAAGAGGTGGTAACTAATAGTGGAATCTTCGGGGTGGTAAGCAAGATTAACGATGCTGACAACACAGTAGATCTTGAAATAGCTGAAAATATACGAATCAAAATTCTAAAATCTTCAATACTTGATATTACAAGTCGTCATAAAACAGAAGTTACTGCCAAAAGTAAAAAAGATAAAGGGAAATAAGCTGTGTATAATATTCCTAAATGGAAAATATTCCTTTCTATTTTATGTACAATAGCAGCCTTTATTTGTGCTTTACCTAATTTTACAACTATAGATTCTAAAATACTGCCAAACCATAAGGTGAATCTTGGTCTTGATCTAAGAGGTGGTGCTCATCTATTGCTAGATGTAGAT
Above is a genomic segment from Candidatus Tisiphia endosymbiont of Nedyus quadrimaculatus containing:
- the yajC gene encoding preprotein translocase subunit YajC, whose amino-acid sequence is MFIENAYADNKDTISITETEEVAPVAESSSTQSILTSLVPMVLIFVVFYFFLIRPQDKRRREKEAVVGSVKKGEEVVTNSGIFGVVSKINDADNTVDLEIAENIRIKILKSSILDITSRHKTEVTAKSKKDKGK